CCAGACTGCCAGCGCCGCCATATAGACCTGAAACAGCATGACCCCAACCGACATCACCGAGGTAAAACTGTAATGGAACATCAGCTTCCAGAACGTCCAGGGGCGCGTCAGGTGAAAAACCAGAATCAGCAATCCAAAGATGATGGTGCACGGTGCAAGAATCAGCGTTGTGCGCATGAGCGTACTGTCGGCGGTTGCCTGCTCGGGATGGTAGCGCCGCAGCAGGGCTGCCAGCGTCACCAGCCCCGCAGAAATGCCCACCAAAAACAGGTAAATCGCAATCGGCCAGTCCCAGACTAACGAATCAAAATGGAATGCGCTTGAAGACACGGGCGTCATTGATGAACCTCCCCGTATTTAAACGGTACGCGATAAAGCTTAGGACGAGTGCCGAGCGCGATTTTGTAGCGATACGTCGGCTGTTGACGAAGCAGGCGGGAAATCTCGCTGTCAGGATCGTCAAGGTTGCCAAACGTCAGTGCGTTAGTCGGACAAGACAACACACAGGCAGGCAGTTTTCCGGCCTTCAGGTTGGTCTTGCGGCAAAAATCGCACTTATCCGCCGTTTTCGTCTGCGGATGGATAAAGCGCACTTGATAAGGACAGGCAGCAAGGCAGTATTGGCACCCTACGCACAAATCGGGATTCACATCCACAATGCCGCTTGCCGCATCACGGTATGACGCTCCGGTAGGACACACATCAACACAAGGTGCATGATCGCAATGCTGACAGGAGTGACGGAAAAAGCGATATTTCACGTCTGGGAAGGTCCCGATCGGTTCGCTGCGAATGATCGTCAGGCGCGATACGCCTTCCGGCACCTGATTGACTTCCCGGCAGGCATCCATGCACGCCGTACAGCCGATACAGAGCGATTCATCGTGGATCATGCCGTAGCGGACGCCGTTGATATTCAGCGTCTGTGCGACGACCTGCCCCGCCGTACTGGTGATGGCAATCAGCCCCCCCATACGGGCAAGAAATTGACGACGAGAGCAACTCATGGCTGCCTCTTATTACCCAGATGAACTGAGGCTGGGTTGAAGTCTGGGTTATTGCGCTGATCGCTATGGCAATCCACACACAGTTTGATGCGACTCTTGTCGTTCAGCGTCTGCATACTATCCTGCGTGGGGTGCAGTTGATGGCAACTGGCACAAGCCACTTTCGCGACGTGCACATCGTGTGGCCAAAACGATTTTTGCAACTGTTCCGGCGTATGGCATGACATACAGACGCTGTTTTGCTCTTCCACCTTGTACATCGGGAAGTTAAAACGCATAACATCTCTAACGCCTTCGCGGTGCATCGGCGATGGCTTGCCGTGACAGTTGGTGCAAGTCAGCTGTTTTTGATTATGCGGGTTGACGGCGGAGGCATGCTTGCCTTGCATGCCATCCTCTTCCGGTTTATGACACTGTAGACAAGCCTCATCGGGATTGCGCTGCGGCATGACCTCCCAGCGCTCTCCTTTTTCCGCCTGAGGTGCGGGCTGTGTCAGCCCTGGCAATGCCCAAAGCAGGCCTGATACCAGCACCCCGGCAGTCAATAACGAACGTAATACGCTCATATCCACTCCACTTTATGATCGCCCGCGTCCACGGGCGATGAGGGGTTATTAGTTCAGTCGTCCCGCTTTACGCGCTTGCTCATCCCACTGCGGCACTACCGTGTTCAGGAAATCCTGTTTTTCGGCTTTGATTTGCTGCATGTTGAGCCCAATCGCCTGCTGCGCTTTCTCTTTTGTCGAGATATCCGGCAGCTTGATTTCTCCTGTTATTCCTTTCTGGGCCAACAGGCGCACCAGCTTGGTTCTCGCCTCAGCGGATTTACTCAGCGAGGTGCCAAGCATCCGTAAGCCTTCATCCGGCGCATGCATGTGAATACCGTGAGAGGCAACCGCCAGATCCCAGCGCCATTGCGCATGGCGGATATCCATCAGAATCGGCTGCATTTCTGCTTCGGTTGCACCGGCATCCCAGGCCGCTTTCGCCTCAAAATGCGCGTGAACCAGTTGCGCTTCTGCTTTCAGTTTTAAGTCCTGAATGGCCGTTTTACGTTCAGCAACAACTGCCTGCATCGCCGCTTTATCCTGCGTGTGGCAATTGGTACAGGTTTCGCCGTAATTGTCGAAAGGGTTACCTATCTTGTGATCGGTATACAATTTGCCGTCCGCGTTTTTCACTTTCGGCATATGGCAGTCGATACAGGTCACGTTGTTTTTACCGTGAATACCAATGCTCCAGGTTTCATATTCTGGATGTTGGGCTTTCAGCATCGGTGCGCGGGAAAGGGTGTTGGTCCAATCAGAGAAGGAAATGGCGTCATAGTATTTTTCCATGTCTTCGACTTTGGTGCCGTTATCCCATGGAAACTTCACCGCTTTGTCTTTACCGGAAAAATAATACTCAACGTGGCATTGCCCACAGACCATAGATTGCTGGCCGAATCGACTGGATTGATCAAACGGTTTGCCAATCGCTTCCATTGCGCGTTCGGCATAAGGACGGGACAGCGTCAGCGCCGGTTTGCCCTGAGCGAAATCCGGGGATGCGGTATCATGGCAGTCCGCACAGCCGAGATCGTTAGTAATCTCCGGTCCGCCTCGTGCCCACTTGCCTTTGAAATAACCGTCCTCACCTTCCTGTTGAATCAAGCGGGCGACGTCCGGGCTTTTACAGCTCCAGCACGCCATCGGCAGAGGGCCATCTTCTGCCGTTTTTGGTGCACCGGTACGTAGCGTTTCACGCACATCCGTTATGGCATAGGCGTGGCCGCGCGGCTTGTTATAGTCTCTGGAGAAGGGATAACCCGCCCAAAGGATCACCATCATGGGGTCTTCTGCCAGCGCATCGTGACGCTCAGACTGTTCACTGGTCGCTTTCCACGAGTTGAACTGATCGGGGTGTTGATTGGTGAATACGGAGTTTCTTGCTTCTATCGGGGCGGGAGGGGGTGACGCCGGAGCATCAGCGGAATAGGCTGGCACCATTAGAAAGAGACTGGCTACCATGCCCCACAGATAGGAGACTGACATGCTTATCCTGACCATGCGTTTGTGTCCAAATTAAGCCGCCTACTGGCGGTCATTTTAGTTATCCATTTGACAGAAACCACAACAACTGTCGTGACATTACTCACCCTATGAATAACAAAAAGATGCATTCAAAATATTGTTTTTGATCAAAGGTAAAGAAAAGTAATGAATCGTATCGAAAGTTATATGAGGCGTATCTCAGTCATGGAGAGTGGACATCACCAGATGGGATGAGGGACTTAAACGCTGATGACTTTAAAATTAAGCAGTTAAAAACTGGGTACTTACGTATCAAAGTAGGTGGCGAGAGCACTGGGATGACGTGTCCATGTCGGTCATTCATCCCAGTGTATTTGCTGATAAAGCGTGGCGTTTTGCCTGATAGAAAAAATTTATGAGCTCAATAAGTGGGGCTTAAGTAAAAAATATTGCCCCAGAGTATGCCCTTCTGGAGTTTTTATTTCCCTTGGCCATAGGCCAACGCCAGCTTGGCGTAGAAATCTTCCAGCGTGAAGCGGGCATCAACCGCGTTATACACTCGAATCTGGCGTGCATTGCCCTGCGGGGCATAGGTCAGATCGTCGTTTAGCTGCGGTGCATTAACCAACGTGTAGTGATATTCGTGGTCATCCAACAGCAGCGAAACCGCAGGGTTATCGCCCAAGACCCAGACTTCACTTTTCGGCCACGGAACATCCTTGATGGTTTCGGAAATCGCACGGTTAAACTCGATCAGCTGTTGCCACAGGTACTCCCCGACTTTCCCCTGCGGTTTCACGCGCACGGCAAGCTCAGACAGCGAGACGCGCACGGACATATAGACATTATGCGGAACCTGCCACAAAGGCACCTGAGACTTGAATACACTGTTCGCCGCAACCGGATCGTTGAACATATTGTATTCCCAGCCCCCTTTCGGATAAGGCATGCCGCCAATCCACACCACCGTCATTTTGCTGGCGATCGTCGGTTCAGCCTGCAACGCGGCGGCGATATCCGTAATCGGCCCCATGACTAACACAAACAGCGGATGCGAATCGTCTTTTAACGCTTCCTTGATCAGCATTTGCGCCCCTTCACTCAACGCAGGTGCGCTACCGTCGGCTTTCAGGGCCTGTGTCGCACCGCGATAAACGGGAATGTCCGTTTTTCCCATCACGTTCATCAGGCGCTGAAGCTCGTGGTAGCTTTCCATCATGCTGTTTTCGCCATCACGTTTCATCAACGGCGCGGTACGGGAGTAATGGGCAGCAATCAGCCCTTTCACCTGCATCGTCGGCGTCAGTACCGCATGGGCCACGGCAAAATCATCGTCAGCCTCGTTTTTAGCATCGGCGCTAATAATGACGCGAATCTGCTTATGGTCAGCCACGTCAAAAGGGGAATTTTGAGCCTGTGCGCTGAACGCACTGAGGAAAGGCAATACCACGATCAACAGGGAAAAACGGGAAAAGTATCGGCGAATAGACATGATTATCCTTAACGCTAACGGTGCTTGGCCGTCGTTGATATGACAGCCCAACGATTCGGGCTGCCATCAGAGAAGCGGGCATGCGACGACGCTGCCCGCAGCATGAAGACGCTATTTAAAAAGCTTCTGAACAAACTCACTGTAGGCCGGTCGCCAGACATCCATTTCATGACCAAGATTCGGATAATGGCGGTAGTCAAACCGGATATTCTTCTGCTCCAGTGCCGTTTTCAGACCCGCAATATCCTTACCGGTGATGTTGTCGGTTTCGCCAATCACCACAGTGAAGTTATTCAATTGCCGATTGATCTGCTCAGGCCGTTCAAGCTGTGCAGCAACGGCCGTGTTCGGCACCGTTTCGGTGGTCACACCGCTGAACGTTGCCAGCCAGCCGAAATGATCCAAGTGGCTCATGCCGGATACCAATGCCTGATAGCCGCCCTGCGACAGCCCGGCCAGCGCCCTGCCGTTTGCATCCTGACGGACGTTAAAGCGTTTGCCGATCTCGGGGATAATGTCATGAATGAGTTCCCTGTCCGCCGCTAACGCATTGCGCGGATAGAACACCTTGCGGCGCTCCTGCGGGGGATATTCCTCCGGGATGATGCCGGGAACGTCCGTTTCTGTATCAGGAATGACGACCAGCATCGGCTCAATCTTTTTCTCCGCCAGCAGGTTATCCATCATCTGCGGTATCCGCCCCTGCACCACGGCCGATGCGCCCGTATCGCCAAAACCATGGTAGAAGTACAGCACCGGCAGCGGTTTTGACGATTCGCTATAGCCCGGCGGCGTCCAGACATACATCTGACGCTCTGATTTCAAGGCTTTCGAATGATAGGTCAGCGTTCTCAGCTCACCGTGTGGCACCTGACGCACGTCCAGAATACTTCCCGGCACCAGAATCAGGCTGGTATTCACCTGACGCTGCGGTTTGGTAAACGCCGTCCCGGTATCAATGGTGCGAAAACCATCCACGCTGAAAAAATATTCATACAGGTTCGGTGCGAGCGCTGACGTTTTGAACGACCATACGCCAGATTCATCTTTCGTCATCGCATGGGACACGATGCTATCGGGCGTCGAACCGGTAAAAACACTGACCTGCTTAGCCGTTGGCGCAAACAGGCGGAAAGTGATGCTGCTATCCGCGTTCACCGCCGTGACGTATTGGCTCACAGGGACAGTTGCCGCGGGCATAACAGGAAAATCGGCAGGGAGCGCAGAAGCGTTGATAGAAACCCCCGCTAATACACCCAGAGCTAGTAATGATAAAGATATTTTCTTCATGTTCATTCGCATAATTCCATCCCGAATATCACGTTATCGAGTCTGTTTTTGCTAAATGTCGCGGCACCGCCGAAGCGATGCCGATGTGGTGACAGCGATTACCACCAAACTTCCGCTTGAACACCCACGGAGAATTGATCGCTCTTACTGTCGTTAAAGGTGGCCTTACTGATAT
The nucleotide sequence above comes from Pectobacterium brasiliense. Encoded proteins:
- the nrfC gene encoding cytochrome c nitrite reductase Fe-S protein; this translates as MSCSRRQFLARMGGLIAITSTAGQVVAQTLNINGVRYGMIHDESLCIGCTACMDACREVNQVPEGVSRLTIIRSEPIGTFPDVKYRFFRHSCQHCDHAPCVDVCPTGASYRDAASGIVDVNPDLCVGCQYCLAACPYQVRFIHPQTKTADKCDFCRKTNLKAGKLPACVLSCPTNALTFGNLDDPDSEISRLLRQQPTYRYKIALGTRPKLYRVPFKYGEVHQ
- the nrfB gene encoding cytochrome c nitrite reductase pentaheme subunit, with protein sequence MSVLRSLLTAGVLVSGLLWALPGLTQPAPQAEKGERWEVMPQRNPDEACLQCHKPEEDGMQGKHASAVNPHNQKQLTCTNCHGKPSPMHREGVRDVMRFNFPMYKVEEQNSVCMSCHTPEQLQKSFWPHDVHVAKVACASCHQLHPTQDSMQTLNDKSRIKLCVDCHSDQRNNPDFNPASVHLGNKRQP
- the nrfA gene encoding ammonia-forming nitrite reductase cytochrome c552 subunit, giving the protein MSVSYLWGMVASLFLMVPAYSADAPASPPPAPIEARNSVFTNQHPDQFNSWKATSEQSERHDALAEDPMMVILWAGYPFSRDYNKPRGHAYAITDVRETLRTGAPKTAEDGPLPMACWSCKSPDVARLIQQEGEDGYFKGKWARGGPEITNDLGCADCHDTASPDFAQGKPALTLSRPYAERAMEAIGKPFDQSSRFGQQSMVCGQCHVEYYFSGKDKAVKFPWDNGTKVEDMEKYYDAISFSDWTNTLSRAPMLKAQHPEYETWSIGIHGKNNVTCIDCHMPKVKNADGKLYTDHKIGNPFDNYGETCTNCHTQDKAAMQAVVAERKTAIQDLKLKAEAQLVHAHFEAKAAWDAGATEAEMQPILMDIRHAQWRWDLAVASHGIHMHAPDEGLRMLGTSLSKSAEARTKLVRLLAQKGITGEIKLPDISTKEKAQQAIGLNMQQIKAEKQDFLNTVVPQWDEQARKAGRLN
- a CDS encoding nucleoside hydrolase; this encodes MSIRRYFSRFSLLIVVLPFLSAFSAQAQNSPFDVADHKQIRVIISADAKNEADDDFAVAHAVLTPTMQVKGLIAAHYSRTAPLMKRDGENSMMESYHELQRLMNVMGKTDIPVYRGATQALKADGSAPALSEGAQMLIKEALKDDSHPLFVLVMGPITDIAAALQAEPTIASKMTVVWIGGMPYPKGGWEYNMFNDPVAANSVFKSQVPLWQVPHNVYMSVRVSLSELAVRVKPQGKVGEYLWQQLIEFNRAISETIKDVPWPKSEVWVLGDNPAVSLLLDDHEYHYTLVNAPQLNDDLTYAPQGNARQIRVYNAVDARFTLEDFYAKLALAYGQGK
- a CDS encoding esterase, with product MNMKKISLSLLALGVLAGVSINASALPADFPVMPAATVPVSQYVTAVNADSSITFRLFAPTAKQVSVFTGSTPDSIVSHAMTKDESGVWSFKTSALAPNLYEYFFSVDGFRTIDTGTAFTKPQRQVNTSLILVPGSILDVRQVPHGELRTLTYHSKALKSERQMYVWTPPGYSESSKPLPVLYFYHGFGDTGASAVVQGRIPQMMDNLLAEKKIEPMLVVIPDTETDVPGIIPEEYPPQERRKVFYPRNALAADRELIHDIIPEIGKRFNVRQDANGRALAGLSQGGYQALVSGMSHLDHFGWLATFSGVTTETVPNTAVAAQLERPEQINRQLNNFTVVIGETDNITGKDIAGLKTALEQKNIRFDYRHYPNLGHEMDVWRPAYSEFVQKLFK